From Providencia sp. R33, a single genomic window includes:
- a CDS encoding type II toxin-antitoxin system RelE family toxin, translating into MIFDIAFDERALREWKKLDCSIREQFKKKLKKLQLNPYIESLRLHGELSNCYKIKLRASGFRLVYQVIDDEIVIFVVAVGKREDEKVYKSATNRLI; encoded by the coding sequence ATGATATTTGATATTGCATTTGATGAGCGTGCTCTAAGGGAATGGAAAAAGCTCGATTGCAGTATCCGAGAACAATTTAAAAAGAAGTTAAAAAAATTACAATTAAACCCTTACATAGAATCTTTGCGGTTACACGGTGAGTTATCGAATTGCTATAAAATCAAATTAAGGGCATCAGGGTTTCGCCTTGTGTACCAAGTTATCGATGATGAAATTGTTATTTTTGTTGTCGCAGTTGGTAAAAGGGAAGATGAAAAGGTTTATAAATCCGCGACCAATAGGCTGATATAA
- a CDS encoding type II toxin-antitoxin system RelB/DinJ family antitoxin produces the protein MSTIQIRVDEQLKKDAYQAFDKLNLSPSDALRLFLRYVAENEKLPFSEVSIVVSEADEDEDILAVVRNRLKKPAKRIRVNIDDI, from the coding sequence ATGAGTACTATACAAATTAGAGTTGATGAACAACTAAAAAAAGATGCGTATCAAGCATTTGATAAATTAAATCTTTCGCCTTCTGATGCGTTAAGGTTATTTCTCCGTTATGTTGCCGAGAATGAAAAGCTCCCATTTTCTGAAGTTTCTATTGTTGTGAGTGAGGCTGATGAAGATGAGGATATTTTAGCTGTTGTGCGTAATCGTTTAAAAAAACCAGCTAAACGAATAAGAGTGAATATTGATGATATTTGA
- the orn gene encoding oligoribonuclease, giving the protein MQKNENNLIWIDLEMTGLDPVRDRIIEIATIVTDSHLNILAEGPVIAVHQTDEQLALMDEWNVNTHTGSGLVERVRKSTVSEREAELATIEFLEKWVPKGASPICGNSVGQDRRFLFNYMPELESYFHYRYLDVSTLKELARRWKPEILAGFSKKNTHQALDDIRESVAELAYYRETFIKE; this is encoded by the coding sequence ATGCAAAAGAATGAGAATAATTTAATTTGGATCGATTTAGAAATGACCGGCCTCGATCCCGTTCGTGATCGCATTATTGAAATTGCGACCATTGTAACAGATAGCCATCTTAATATTTTAGCAGAAGGCCCTGTGATTGCAGTACATCAGACGGATGAGCAACTGGCGCTGATGGATGAATGGAATGTGAATACGCATACAGGCAGCGGTTTAGTGGAACGTGTGCGTAAAAGCACCGTAAGCGAACGTGAAGCAGAGCTAGCTACGATTGAGTTCCTCGAAAAATGGGTACCTAAAGGAGCATCGCCAATTTGTGGTAATAGCGTTGGGCAAGATAGACGTTTCTTATTTAATTATATGCCTGAATTAGAAAGCTATTTTCATTATCGTTATTTAGATGTGAGCACGTTAAAAGAACTTGCTCGTCGCTGGAAGCCTGAAATTTTAGCGGGTTTTTCGAAGAAAAATACCCATCAAGCGCTTGATGATATTCGCGAATCAGTCGCTGAACTGGCTTATTATCGAGAAACATTTATCAAAGAATAA
- the rsgA gene encoding small ribosomal subunit biogenesis GTPase RsgA: protein MAKQKLSKGQQRRVQENHQKRLKKQKTVEIDDSQLGEAQEGLVISRFGQHADIEANDGSIQRCNLRRTISSLVTGDKVVWRPALNTQADIKVNGIVEAVHERHSVLTRPDYYDGLKPIAANIDQIVVVSAILPELSLNIIDRYLVACETIGIQPIIVLNKVDLLDEENREWVSDLMTIYSEIGYQVLEVSSHTNEGMEALTNALAGKVSVFVGQSGVGKSSLLNALLPHNEEAILVNEISDNSGLGQHTTTTARLYHFPLGGDVIDSPGVREFGLWHLTTEQVTKGFVEFKAYLGGCKFRDCKHLDDPGCLLREAVETDKIAESRFENYHRILESMEQVKPRGNFTGKEK, encoded by the coding sequence GTGGCTAAACAGAAACTTTCGAAAGGCCAACAGCGCCGAGTTCAAGAAAATCACCAAAAAAGACTGAAAAAGCAAAAAACAGTCGAAATTGATGACAGCCAATTAGGTGAAGCACAAGAAGGTCTAGTAATTAGCCGCTTTGGGCAACACGCTGATATTGAAGCGAACGACGGCTCTATTCAACGCTGTAATTTGCGCAGAACCATTTCATCCCTCGTTACAGGGGATAAAGTGGTGTGGCGCCCTGCCTTGAATACACAAGCAGATATCAAGGTTAATGGCATTGTCGAAGCTGTTCATGAACGCCACTCGGTACTTACACGCCCTGATTACTACGATGGTTTAAAACCAATCGCTGCAAATATCGACCAAATTGTTGTCGTTTCTGCAATTTTACCCGAACTTTCGCTTAATATTATCGACCGTTATCTTGTCGCCTGCGAAACAATCGGCATTCAACCCATTATCGTCCTTAACAAGGTTGACCTACTTGATGAAGAAAACCGTGAGTGGGTGAGTGACTTGATGACGATTTACAGTGAAATTGGCTACCAAGTGTTAGAAGTTTCCAGTCATACTAATGAAGGCATGGAAGCACTTACTAACGCGCTAGCAGGTAAAGTGTCTGTGTTTGTAGGGCAATCCGGTGTCGGTAAGTCCAGTTTGCTCAATGCATTGCTCCCACATAACGAAGAAGCCATTTTAGTTAACGAAATTTCCGATAACTCAGGTCTTGGACAACATACCACGACCACAGCCCGCTTATACCACTTCCCACTCGGTGGCGATGTGATTGACTCCCCTGGTGTTCGTGAATTTGGTTTGTGGCATTTAACCACGGAACAAGTGACGAAAGGATTTGTCGAATTTAAAGCTTACCTTGGCGGTTGTAAATTCCGTGACTGTAAACATTTAGATGATCCAGGTTGTCTGTTACGTGAAGCCGTAGAAACAGACAAAATTGCAGAATCGCGCTTTGAAAATTACCATCGCATCTTAGAAAGCATGGAACAAGTGAAGCCACGGGGCAATTTCACCGGAAAAGAGAAATAA
- the asd gene encoding archaetidylserine decarboxylase (Phosphatidylserine decarboxylase is synthesized as a single chain precursor. Generation of the pyruvoyl active site from a Ser is coupled to cleavage of a Gly-Ser bond between the larger (beta) and smaller (alpha chains). It is an integral membrane protein.) has protein sequence MLDKFKIRLQYMLPKQCLTEFAGWFASRNARFMTQWAIKLFAKAYKVNMNEAQKSDLTAYTTFNDFFIRLLKEDARPIVEKDNQLAQPADGAVSQLGSINDDQIFQAKGHSYTVEALLAGQYQLAERFRGGEFITTYLSPSDYHRVHMPCDGLLKEMIYVPGDLFSVNPLTAQNVPNLFARNERLICVFETPVGLMVQILVGATIVGSIETVWSGCVNTSREGVIKRWVYPELDSEGAVFLKKGEEMGLFKLGSTVINLFEPNKVTFNSSLIPGYATRMGELLAETVSVETHNESVDV, from the coding sequence GTGCTAGACAAATTTAAAATCCGCTTGCAATATATGCTTCCAAAACAATGCCTTACTGAATTTGCAGGCTGGTTTGCAAGCCGGAACGCTAGGTTTATGACGCAATGGGCAATTAAGCTATTTGCTAAAGCCTATAAAGTGAATATGAATGAAGCGCAAAAAAGCGATCTCACTGCGTACACAACCTTTAATGACTTTTTTATTCGTCTACTAAAAGAAGACGCTCGCCCAATTGTTGAAAAAGACAACCAATTGGCACAGCCAGCAGATGGTGCGGTGAGCCAATTAGGCTCTATCAATGATGACCAAATTTTCCAAGCAAAAGGCCATAGTTATACCGTTGAAGCCTTACTAGCGGGTCAATATCAATTAGCTGAACGTTTTCGTGGCGGCGAGTTTATTACCACTTACCTTTCGCCAAGTGACTATCACCGTGTTCACATGCCATGCGATGGTTTACTGAAAGAGATGATTTATGTTCCGGGTGATTTATTTTCTGTAAATCCATTAACGGCACAAAACGTTCCAAACCTGTTTGCCCGTAATGAGCGCTTAATTTGTGTCTTTGAGACTCCTGTTGGCCTTATGGTGCAAATTTTAGTCGGTGCCACCATTGTGGGTAGCATTGAAACAGTTTGGAGTGGCTGCGTAAATACTAGCCGTGAAGGTGTTATCAAGCGTTGGGTTTACCCTGAATTAGACTCTGAAGGTGCTGTATTCCTGAAAAAAGGTGAAGAAATGGGGCTATTTAAATTAGGCTCCACCGTGATTAACTTGTTTGAACCAAACAAAGTCACCTTTAATTCCTCGCTGATCCCAGGTTATGCAACACGTATGGGGGAACTGCTTGCCGAGACGGTTTCCGTTGAGACTCACAACGAATCTGTCGACGTTTAA
- the mscM gene encoding miniconductance mechanosensitive channel MscM → MRLIISFVLSLLIAFSSVAAPTASQDEAQIKQELKQLESSTNPKDAEIAQALQGALNWMSETRDSDAKAKSYQEAIDNFPKIIKEIRQKLLNESDDPNPIPVGINLGELEQRIIQLSSQLLDQSRLTQQEQDKGREISESLSILPQQLSEARRLLTEATSRFQSLSAPSTPLSDAQYTLAQAEVSARKSTVNELEMAQLSANNRQEISRLTLELYKKRYQRMELELQNLRDFQNTQRQQKAILALEHTEMLAAQGELTPFLTEELDINRKMSQELTQQAQRMSAINTSQTEMSTSIRNARQALTTIREQAQWISSSSTLGEALRSQLSRLPEIPKSQQLDREMADLRVQRLNYEDALDRLGKIDTTEQEAEHALNPAQVQVYQSLIKTRRELLTSLISGLDAEMLELTKLNVATGQLTDALKEVKDASNRYLFWVADVPPISINYPVLLVTDITQLLSLDTLSQVAGALNVMLTSQNTFLYLLGSIILVIFSVSTRKHYQAFLDRSSLRIGKVTQDRFYLTIRTIFWSIIVALPLPMMWSAIGYGLQSAWQYPMAAAIGYGVSATTPLLWLFMISETFSRPTGLFIAHFGWDKDAVKRAMRYYRMAIFVIVPLVMSIITFEHYSDREFAASVGRFCFILLCVALSLITNNLRRSQIPLYLDRHSSGDNVVNKGLWWMILLAPIVAAFFSILGYFSTSQALLARLETSVAIWFVILIVYHTIRRWMSMQRRKLAFERAKQRRAEILAQRAKGEDDNAQSSGSSEGNIDIEEQVIDLDTISTQSVGLVRSILTMIALVSLIWLWSELHTAFSFLENIRLWDVTSTINGVDTVQPITMGSIFIAILTIIVTAQLVRNLPALLELAVLQHLDLTPGTGYAISTLTKYTITIIGTIVGFSMLGIEWSKLQWLVAAMGVGLGFGLQEIFANIISGLMILFEKPIRIGDTVTIRNLTGSITKINTRATTLTDWDRKEIIVPNKAFITEQFINWSLSDTVTRIVMTIPAPSDANSELVTNTILRAAKRSTMILDNPAPEVYLVDLQQGIQIFELRVYAAEMGHRLPARHEIHQNILASFAEQGITLPFPPFQARVDVRDNSLQSATNNLSARNPSRKSGEL, encoded by the coding sequence GTGCGTTTGATTATCAGTTTTGTACTTAGCTTGTTAATCGCTTTTTCTTCTGTTGCGGCTCCGACAGCATCGCAGGATGAAGCACAGATTAAGCAGGAGCTCAAACAGCTTGAATCGAGCACTAATCCGAAAGACGCCGAAATTGCTCAGGCGTTACAAGGGGCACTGAATTGGATGAGCGAAACTCGCGACTCCGATGCCAAAGCCAAGTCTTACCAAGAAGCCATTGATAATTTCCCTAAAATTATCAAAGAAATACGCCAAAAGTTACTCAATGAAAGTGATGATCCAAACCCTATTCCTGTTGGGATTAATTTAGGTGAACTTGAGCAGCGCATTATCCAGCTGAGCAGCCAGTTACTGGACCAAAGCCGTTTAACGCAGCAAGAACAAGATAAAGGCCGTGAAATCAGTGAATCATTGAGCATATTGCCTCAACAATTGTCTGAAGCAAGGCGCTTGCTCACCGAAGCAACTTCCCGTTTTCAATCCCTCAGTGCGCCTTCAACACCGTTATCCGATGCCCAATATACCTTAGCTCAAGCCGAAGTAAGTGCTCGCAAGTCTACGGTAAATGAACTGGAAATGGCGCAGCTTTCTGCCAATAACCGCCAAGAAATATCACGCCTAACGTTGGAGCTGTATAAAAAACGCTATCAACGCATGGAACTTGAATTACAAAACCTGCGGGATTTCCAAAATACTCAGCGCCAGCAAAAAGCGATTTTGGCACTTGAACACACGGAAATGTTGGCGGCACAAGGGGAGCTAACCCCCTTCTTAACCGAAGAATTAGATATTAACCGCAAAATGTCTCAAGAGCTGACTCAGCAAGCTCAACGCATGAGCGCGATTAATACCAGTCAAACTGAAATGTCCACCAGCATTCGCAATGCTCGCCAAGCACTGACGACCATCCGTGAACAAGCCCAGTGGATTAGTAGCTCAAGCACTCTCGGGGAAGCCTTAAGGTCACAATTATCACGCTTGCCAGAAATTCCCAAAAGCCAGCAGCTTGACCGCGAAATGGCAGATTTACGTGTCCAACGCTTAAATTACGAAGATGCCCTTGATAGATTAGGTAAAATTGATACCACAGAGCAAGAGGCTGAGCACGCGCTTAATCCCGCGCAAGTTCAAGTATATCAATCGCTGATCAAAACGCGGCGAGAGCTACTAACATCCTTGATTTCAGGCCTAGATGCTGAAATGTTGGAACTCACAAAGCTCAATGTGGCCACAGGCCAGCTAACGGATGCACTTAAAGAAGTTAAAGATGCATCAAACCGCTATCTATTCTGGGTGGCCGATGTACCTCCTATCAGTATCAATTACCCCGTATTATTAGTCACGGATATAACACAATTACTCTCACTGGATACCCTCTCCCAAGTGGCGGGAGCGCTGAATGTTATGCTCACGAGCCAAAATACCTTTTTGTATCTATTGGGCTCTATCATATTAGTCATCTTCAGCGTGAGCACACGCAAGCATTATCAAGCATTCTTAGATCGCTCCAGTTTGCGTATCGGTAAAGTTACCCAAGACCGTTTTTATCTCACTATTCGAACTATTTTCTGGTCAATTATCGTTGCCTTACCATTACCAATGATGTGGTCTGCAATCGGTTATGGGTTGCAAAGTGCATGGCAATACCCAATGGCAGCCGCAATTGGCTACGGGGTCAGTGCGACTACGCCACTACTGTGGCTATTTATGATCAGCGAAACGTTCTCTCGCCCGACAGGTTTATTTATTGCCCATTTTGGCTGGGATAAAGACGCAGTAAAACGGGCGATGCGTTATTACCGTATGGCGATATTTGTTATCGTCCCATTGGTCATGTCAATTATTACCTTCGAACACTATAGCGACCGCGAATTCGCTGCCAGTGTTGGCCGCTTCTGCTTTATTCTCCTCTGTGTAGCTTTAAGCTTAATTACCAATAACTTACGCCGCTCTCAAATTCCTCTTTATTTGGATAGACACAGTTCGGGGGATAATGTTGTTAATAAAGGCCTGTGGTGGATGATCTTGCTTGCCCCTATTGTGGCGGCATTCTTCTCAATCCTCGGCTATTTCTCAACATCACAAGCCTTACTTGCCCGCTTAGAAACCTCTGTGGCGATTTGGTTTGTGATTTTAATTGTCTATCACACCATTCGCCGTTGGATGTCGATGCAGCGCCGTAAATTAGCCTTTGAACGGGCAAAACAGCGCCGTGCTGAAATTCTTGCACAACGAGCAAAAGGGGAAGACGATAACGCACAATCAAGCGGCAGTAGCGAAGGGAATATTGATATTGAGGAACAGGTTATCGACCTCGATACTATCAGTACCCAATCTGTTGGCTTAGTGCGCTCGATTTTAACCATGATAGCCTTGGTTTCCTTGATTTGGCTGTGGTCTGAATTGCATACGGCGTTTTCTTTCCTTGAAAACATTCGCCTCTGGGATGTGACATCCACCATCAATGGTGTGGACACCGTACAACCGATTACGATGGGCTCCATTTTTATTGCGATTTTAACCATTATTGTCACTGCACAGTTGGTTCGAAACCTGCCCGCACTACTTGAATTAGCCGTATTGCAGCATTTAGATTTAACCCCAGGCACAGGCTACGCCATCAGTACACTGACGAAATACACCATTACCATTATTGGTACCATTGTTGGTTTCTCAATGCTGGGTATCGAGTGGTCTAAACTGCAATGGCTGGTTGCTGCAATGGGGGTTGGGCTTGGTTTTGGTTTACAAGAGATCTTCGCCAATATCATTTCTGGTTTGATGATCCTATTCGAAAAACCTATTCGAATCGGCGATACCGTCACTATTCGTAACCTAACGGGCAGTATCACGAAGATCAATACTCGCGCCACGACCTTAACGGACTGGGATAGAAAAGAAATTATTGTGCCAAATAAGGCCTTTATCACTGAGCAATTTATTAACTGGTCGCTCTCTGACACGGTTACTCGTATTGTCATGACGATCCCTGCCCCCTCCGATGCGAACAGTGAATTGGTCACCAATACTATTTTACGGGCCGCAAAACGCTCCACGATGATCTTAGATAACCCAGCCCCTGAGGTCTATCTGGTTGATTTACAACAAGGTATTCAAATATTTGAATTACGTGTGTATGCGGCAGAAATGGGACATCGCTTGCCAGCTCGTCATGAAATTCACCAAAATATTTTAGCCTCCTTTGCAGAACAAGGTATTACCTTGCCATTCCCACCATTCCAAGCAAGAGTGGATGTGCGCGATAACTCGCTGCAAAGTGCGACGAACAATCTTTCTGCGCGGAATCCTTCACGTAAATCGGGTGAGCTATAG
- a CDS encoding tetratricopeptide repeat protein: MKKVALALLLGSVCFSSILTAKPVVAPTAASSTQQPTLEQITQLAQKGDPTAQFQLGERYFKGQGVSQDSKIAAEWFIKAGNQGNSDAQFRLGTMFVNGFGVRRDYDKAMLWYEQAADNGDTRAETNMAMMYAQGLGVTQNLEKAAFWFRKAAQGGNVIAQFHIGQMYSIGSGVDLDDEKAVFWFRKAAKQQDAKSQDRLGVMYSEGRGVKKNLLQAYAWLSTAVYSGNAESHRLQEKIAAQLSSTELEQAQKLAEGYIQSYGHKDS, encoded by the coding sequence ATGAAAAAAGTTGCGTTAGCACTGTTGTTGGGGTCTGTTTGCTTTAGTTCTATCTTAACCGCTAAGCCTGTCGTTGCACCGACAGCGGCTTCATCAACGCAACAGCCTACCCTGGAGCAAATCACACAGTTAGCGCAAAAAGGTGACCCAACCGCTCAATTTCAACTGGGTGAACGTTATTTCAAAGGCCAAGGTGTTTCCCAAGACTCTAAAATTGCTGCTGAGTGGTTTATTAAGGCAGGAAATCAAGGTAATTCTGATGCCCAATTTAGGTTAGGTACCATGTTTGTGAATGGTTTTGGTGTTCGCCGAGACTATGACAAAGCGATGCTGTGGTATGAACAAGCGGCAGACAACGGCGATACACGCGCAGAAACCAATATGGCAATGATGTACGCGCAAGGCCTTGGCGTGACGCAGAATTTAGAAAAAGCCGCATTTTGGTTTAGAAAGGCGGCACAAGGCGGAAATGTCATCGCGCAATTTCATATTGGCCAAATGTATTCAATTGGCAGTGGTGTTGATTTAGATGATGAAAAAGCCGTGTTTTGGTTCCGTAAAGCGGCGAAACAGCAAGATGCTAAATCCCAAGACCGCCTCGGAGTGATGTATTCTGAAGGGCGTGGTGTGAAGAAAAACTTATTACAAGCCTACGCTTGGCTATCAACAGCCGTGTATAGCGGCAATGCGGAAAGCCATCGCCTACAAGAGAAAATCGCAGCACAGTTAAGCTCAACGGAATTAGAGCAAGCACAAAAGCTGGCGGAAGGATATATTCAATCCTACGGGCACAAAGATAGCTAA
- the yigL gene encoding sugar/pyridoxal phosphate phosphatase YigL, whose product MKYPLVASDLDGTLLSPNHDLTSYTKDTLKELVATQNVHFVFATGRHHVDVAQIRDGLGIDAYMITSNGARIHNTQGDLIFEHNVDPEIAHELCLMEFDNPELITNYYHGDDWFINRESPEQKEFFKESVFNYQLFDRHDFVKSEVCKVYFTSEDHDLLVDLQQRIQNRWQDRVNVTFSLRSCLEVMAGAVSKGEALKQVAALHGLMANDSVAFGDGMNDKEMLTIAGKGCIMQNAHQLLKDALPQMEIIGSNADDAVARYLRHQYLNQ is encoded by the coding sequence ATGAAATATCCGTTAGTGGCTTCCGATTTGGATGGGACACTGTTATCGCCCAACCATGATTTAACGTCTTATACCAAAGACACATTAAAAGAACTTGTCGCAACGCAGAATGTGCATTTTGTGTTTGCAACGGGTCGTCATCATGTGGATGTTGCACAAATTCGTGATGGATTAGGCATTGATGCCTATATGATTACCTCTAATGGGGCAAGGATCCATAATACCCAAGGGGATTTAATTTTTGAGCACAATGTGGATCCTGAAATCGCCCATGAGCTTTGCCTGATGGAGTTTGATAATCCAGAACTTATCACGAATTACTATCATGGTGATGATTGGTTTATTAACCGTGAAAGTCCTGAGCAAAAAGAGTTTTTTAAAGAGTCTGTCTTTAATTATCAATTATTTGACCGTCATGATTTTGTGAAATCTGAAGTGTGCAAAGTCTACTTTACCAGTGAAGATCATGACCTGTTGGTGGATTTACAACAACGTATTCAAAACCGTTGGCAAGACCGAGTGAATGTTACTTTCTCACTGCGTAGCTGCTTAGAAGTGATGGCAGGGGCGGTTTCTAAGGGAGAAGCCCTCAAACAAGTCGCTGCGCTGCATGGTTTGATGGCTAATGACAGTGTTGCGTTTGGTGATGGCATGAACGACAAAGAAATGCTGACCATCGCAGGAAAAGGCTGCATTATGCAAAATGCTCATCAGTTGCTCAAAGACGCCTTACCACAAATGGAAATAATTGGCTCAAATGCGGATGACGCTGTTGCGCGTTATTTAAGGCATCAATACCTTAATCAGTAA
- the pldB gene encoding lysophospholipase L2, whose translation MTPESLKKRWLTRETQFSAFANGPLLDFWQRREELSFQGVDDISIHYVRFIHPKHHKAIVISPGRSESYVKYPEVAYDFYHLGYDVFILDHRGQGRSGRMLADPQKGHVEKFTDYIDDFEQFIELEVKYRHYPKCYALAHSMGSAILAGYLLRDNVTFDAATLCAPMIGINLPMPRWMASFIVDRAESRESVRNDYAASTGKWQPLPYLINVLTHSSERYRRYLRYYADYPELRLGGPTYHWLRESFAIGDELIAKAGEIDVPLMVLEASEEKVVSNKELQAFCQSRQKAQIGREEKLPLIIEGAHHEILFEVDALRAMALNAICDFFDQY comes from the coding sequence ATGACGCCTGAAAGCCTAAAAAAGCGCTGGTTAACTCGAGAAACACAGTTTTCAGCTTTTGCCAATGGCCCACTTTTAGACTTTTGGCAGCGCCGTGAAGAACTGAGTTTTCAGGGCGTTGATGATATCTCTATTCATTATGTTCGTTTTATTCATCCAAAGCATCATAAAGCCATTGTCATTTCACCGGGCCGCAGCGAAAGTTATGTGAAATACCCCGAAGTAGCGTATGATTTTTATCATTTAGGCTATGATGTTTTTATTCTTGATCATCGCGGGCAAGGGCGATCGGGGCGCATGTTAGCGGATCCCCAAAAAGGTCATGTCGAAAAATTTACCGACTATATTGATGATTTTGAACAATTTATTGAATTAGAAGTTAAGTATCGTCACTATCCGAAATGTTATGCACTAGCCCACTCAATGGGGAGTGCGATTTTAGCGGGCTACCTACTGCGTGATAATGTGACCTTTGATGCAGCAACGCTGTGCGCACCAATGATTGGCATTAATTTGCCGATGCCACGCTGGATGGCGAGCTTTATCGTCGATAGAGCCGAGTCACGTGAAAGCGTACGTAATGATTACGCAGCATCGACGGGTAAGTGGCAGCCTTTACCTTATTTAATCAACGTATTAACCCATAGTTCAGAGCGTTATAGGCGTTATTTGCGTTACTATGCAGATTACCCAGAATTGCGACTTGGTGGCCCAACATACCACTGGTTACGCGAAAGTTTTGCGATTGGCGATGAGCTGATTGCGAAAGCGGGAGAAATTGATGTACCACTGATGGTGTTAGAAGCAAGTGAAGAAAAAGTGGTCAGCAATAAAGAGCTACAAGCTTTTTGTCAAAGTCGGCAAAAAGCGCAAATAGGACGAGAAGAAAAATTACCCCTCATTATCGAAGGGGCTCACCATGAAATCCTATTTGAAGTGGATGCGTTAAGAGCTATGGCGCTCAATGCTATCTGTGATTTTTTTGACCAGTATTAG